The Bos taurus isolate L1 Dominette 01449 registration number 42190680 breed Hereford chromosome 18, ARS-UCD2.0, whole genome shotgun sequence genome has a window encoding:
- the DBP gene encoding D site-binding protein (The RefSeq protein has 1 frameshift compared to this genomic sequence) produces the protein MARPVSERTPAPLLLGGPTGAPPGGGALLGLRSLLQGTSKPKEPTSCLLKEKERKASPPAATVPGPGLETAGPADASAGAVVGGGSPRGRPGAAPGPGLLAPLLWERTLPFGDVEYVDLDAFLLEHGLPPSPPPPGGPSPAPSPVRTPAPSPRPGSCGSASPRSSPGHAPARAALGAAGGHRAGLTSRDTPSPVDPDTVEVLMTFEPDPADLALSSIPGHETFDPRRHRFSEEELKPQPIMKKARKIQVPEEQKDEKYWSRRYKNNEAAKRSRDARRLKENQISVRAAFLEKENALLRQEVVAVRQELSHYRAVLSRYQAQHGAL, from the exons ATGGCGCGGCCTGTGAGCGAGAGGACCCCGGCCCCCCTGCTGCTGGGCGGCCCGACTGGAGCCCCCCCTGGTGGGGGAGCGCTGCTTGGGCTGCGAAGCCTTCTGCAGGGGACCAGCAAGCCCAAAGAGCCAACTAGCT GTCTCCTGAAGGAAAAGGAGCGCAAGGCGTCCCCGCCAGCAGCAACAGTCCCCGGGCCGGGCCTGGAGACGGCGGGCCCGGCGGATGCTTCAGCTGGGGCGGTGGTGGGCGGCGGGTCCCCGAGGGGACGCCCGGGGGCTGCGCCCGGCCCGGGTTTGTTGGCGCCGCTACTGTGGGAGCGGACATTGCCGTTCGGCGACGTGGAGTACGTGGACCTGGACGCTTTCCTGCTGGAACACGGGCTTCCTCCCAGCCCGCCGCCCCCGGGCGGCCCGTCGCCAGCGCCCTCACCGGTGCGCACTCCCGCACCTTCCCCGAGGCCCGGCTCCTGCGGCTCGGCCTCCCCTCGCTCTTCGCCCGGGCACGCCCCCGCCCGGGCTGCCCTCGGGG CCGCCGGCGGCCACCGCGCAG GCCTGACCTCTCGGGACACACCCAGCCCTGTGGACCCAGATACGGTGGAGGTGTTGATGACCTTTGAGCCTGACCCAGCAGATTTAGCCCTGTCCAGCATTCCCGGCCATGAGACCTTTGACCCTCGGAGACACCGATTctctgaagaggaactcaagccCCAGCCAATCATGAAGAAGGCGAGGAAGATCCAGGTGCCAGAGGAGCAGAAG GACGAGAAATACTGGAGCCGACGGTACAAGAATAACGAGGCAGCCAAGCGGTCCCGCGACGCCCGGAGGCTCAAGGAGAACCAGATATCGGTGCGGGcagccttcctggagaaggagaacGCCCTGCTGCGGCAGGAGGTGGTGGCCGTGCGCCAGGAGCTGTCCCACTACCGCGCTGTGCTGTCCCGATACCAGGCCCAGCACGGTGCCCTGTGA
- the CA11 gene encoding carbonic anhydrase-related protein 11 precursor (The RefSeq protein has 1 substitution compared to this genomic sequence) — protein sequence MGAAARLSAPRALVLWAALGAAAHIGPAPDPEDWWSYKDNLQGNFVPGPPFWGLVNAAWSLCVVGKRQSPVDVELKRVLYDPFLPPLRLSTGGEKLRGTLYNTGRHVSFLPAPRPVVNVSGGPLLYSHRLSELRLLFGARDGAGSEHQINHQGFSAEVQLIHFNQELYGNLSAATRGPNGLAILSLFVNVAGSSNPFLSRLLNRDTITRISYKNDAYFLQDLSLELLFPESFGFITYQGSLSTPPCSETVTWILIDRALNITSLQMHSLRLLSQNPPSQIFQSLSGNGRPLQPLAHRALRGNRDPRHPERRCRGPNYRLHVDGAPHGR from the exons ATGGGGGCTGCAGCTCGTCTGAGCGCCCCTCGGGCGTTGGTACTCTGGGCCGCACTGGGAGCGGCAG CTCACATCGGACCCGCACCTGACCCAGAGGACTGGTGGAGCTACAAGGATAATCTCCAGGGAAACTTCGTGCCAG GACCCCCTTTCTGGGGCCTGGTGAACGCAGCCTGGAGTCTCTGTGCCGTGGGGAAGCGTCAGAGCCCCGTGGATGTGGAGCTGAAGAGGGTCCTCTATGACCCCTTTCTGCCCCCTCTGAGACTCAGCACCGGGGGAGAGAAG CTCCGCGGAACTCTGTACAACACCGGTCGCCATGTCTCCTTCCTGCCTGCGCCCCGGCCTGTGGTTAATGTGTCTGGGGGTCCCCTCCTTTATAGCCACCGACTCAGTGAACTGAGGCTGCTTTTTGGAGCACGTGACGGAGCTGGCTCTGAACACCAGATCAACCATCAGGGTTTCTCTGCTGAG GTGCAGCTCATCCACTTCAACCAAGAACTCTATGGGAACCTCAGCGCCGCCACCCGGGGCCCCAATGGCCTGGCCATTCTCAGCCTTTTTGTCAAT GTGGCTGGTAGCTCAAACCCGTTCCTCAGCCGCCTCCTTAACCGTGACACCATCACCCGCATCTCCTATAAGA ATgatgcctactttcttcaagacCTGAGCCTGGAGCTCCTGTTCCCCGAGTCCTTTGGCTTCATCACCTATCAGGGCTCTCTCAGCACCCCACCCTGCTCGGAGACTGTTACCTGGATCCTCATTGACAGGGCCCTCAATATCACCTCTCTCCAG ATGCACTCCCTGAGACTTCTGAGCCAGAATCCTCCGTCCCAGATCTTCCAGAGCCTCAGCGGTAACGGCCGGCCCCTGCAGCCCTTGGCCCACAGGGCCTTGAGGGGCAACAGGGACCCCCGGCACCCCGAGAGGCGCTGCCGAGGCCCCAACTACCGCCTGCATG TGGATGGTGCCCCCCATGGTCGCTGA
- the CA11 gene encoding carbonic anhydrase-related protein 11 isoform X1 codes for MGAAARLSAPRALVLWAALGAAAHIGPAPDPEDWWSYKDNLQGNFVPGPPFWGLVNAAWSLCAVGKRQSPVDVELKRVLYDPFLPPLRLSTGGEKLRGTLYNTGRHVSFLPAPRPVVNVSGGPLLYSHRLSELRLLFGARDGAGSEHQINHQGFSAEVQLIHFNQELYGNLSAATRGPNGLAILSLFVNVAGSSNPFLSRLLNRDTITRISYKNDAYFLQDLSLELLFPESFGFITYQGSLSTPPCSETVTWILIDRALNITSLQMHSLRLLSQNPPSQIFQSLSGNGRPLQPLAHRALRGNRDPRHPERRCRGPNYRLHGMMQSPTPSTSWSNPPMCLPLMFQYDAVQPLPCCFCVTQPPELSLALSPFVSKWYSPPSCPRPLQVRDLQFFTACNLQLGV; via the exons ATGGGGGCTGCAGCTCGTCTGAGCGCCCCTCGGGCGTTGGTACTCTGGGCCGCACTGGGAGCGGCAG CTCACATCGGACCCGCACCTGACCCAGAGGACTGGTGGAGCTACAAGGATAATCTCCAGGGAAACTTCGTGCCAG GACCCCCTTTCTGGGGCCTGGTGAACGCAGCCTGGAGTCTCTGTGCCGTGGGGAAGCGTCAGAGCCCCGTGGATGTGGAGCTGAAGAGGGTCCTCTATGACCCCTTTCTGCCCCCTCTGAGACTCAGCACCGGGGGAGAGAAG CTCCGCGGAACTCTGTACAACACCGGTCGCCATGTCTCCTTCCTGCCTGCGCCCCGGCCTGTGGTTAATGTGTCTGGGGGTCCCCTCCTTTATAGCCACCGACTCAGTGAACTGAGGCTGCTTTTTGGAGCACGTGACGGAGCTGGCTCTGAACACCAGATCAACCATCAGGGTTTCTCTGCTGAG GTGCAGCTCATCCACTTCAACCAAGAACTCTATGGGAACCTCAGCGCCGCCACCCGGGGCCCCAATGGCCTGGCCATTCTCAGCCTTTTTGTCAAT GTGGCTGGTAGCTCAAACCCGTTCCTCAGCCGCCTCCTTAACCGTGACACCATCACCCGCATCTCCTATAAGA ATgatgcctactttcttcaagacCTGAGCCTGGAGCTCCTGTTCCCCGAGTCCTTTGGCTTCATCACCTATCAGGGCTCTCTCAGCACCCCACCCTGCTCGGAGACTGTTACCTGGATCCTCATTGACAGGGCCCTCAATATCACCTCTCTCCAG ATGCACTCCCTGAGACTTCTGAGCCAGAATCCTCCGTCCCAGATCTTCCAGAGCCTCAGCGGTAACGGCCGGCCCCTGCAGCCCTTGGCCCACAGGGCCTTGAGGGGCAACAGGGACCCCCGGCACCCCGAGAGGCGCTGCCGAGGCCCCAACTACCGCCTGCATGGTATGATGCAGTCTCCAACCCCTTCCACGTCTTGGTCTAATCCACCTATGTGTCTCCCCTTGATGTTTCAATATGATGCAGTCCAACCCCTCCCTTGCTGCTTCTGTGTGACCCAGCCTCCTGAACTCTCCCTCGCTCTTTCTCCCTTTGTGTCAAAATGGTACAGCCCACCTTCCTGTCCTAGACCATTGCAGGTCCGTGATTTGCAGTTCTTCACTGCTTGCAACTTGCAACTCGGTGTATAA